The following nucleotide sequence is from Microbulbifer sp. A4B17.
GTCGATACTAAATTTAATGAAGTTTTTATTCCTGAACTTAGATATTTAGATAACCAGCAGACCTTCATTTATCAGCACATAAATGTCCTTGCTACTATTGATAACAGGCCACAAATATTAGATTTTAATTTTACCGACTACAATCCTGAATATCGACAACAAATACTCGGAGATAATGAGGCCTTTGCCAAATTTTATAGTAACTTGGCAATGGAATTTCTTGCAGATCGAGACTTCAAAAAGGCATTTCTTTATATTCTAAAATCGCTGTCGTTGGCGCCGGACGAAGCAGACCTTTGGAACAATATGGGGGCAATTTATCGCTCTGCTGGGTTTGAGAAACAGGCTATTAGTGCTTATGCCATTGCATTGAGATTTGATAGAAAAAATTTAGTTACATTGAGCAATCTGGAAAAAGTCCTCCGAGCGCAAGGAGACTTCCAGATGGCGGATACCCTGTCAGAGAAACTGTACGACTATAGAAAGAAAGACCCCTATTACTGGTACGGGCAGGCTCTTAAGGCCTATAGAGATGAGCTGTATGAGCTGGCGGCCAATAGAGTTAAAGATGCGATCTCTATAAAGAAAGAAGACCACCGCTTTCACTTTCTACTGGGGATGGCGCGTCTAAAGTCTGGAACTAAGGGCTACAAGCGTAGCTTTCAGAAGGCATTGGCGTTATCTGTGGGGGGGAAAGACCAAGCCCAATATAGGAAGAAGCTAAAATCGTTAGGTATTCCCGAACTGGAGAGGGCAAGATCCCGCGATCACTGGCGTTTGACTGTGATAGATGGTTGGTGGTGGTTGAATTGAATAATAAGCGCCACCACTTCATTTAAAGCGCTGAAATGCTTAAACTTGGAAGTGAGTTGGTTGTTTTAGAGCAGCTTGTACGGGGTGTAAGGTAATGCCTTGTGTCCAGCAATGCAATCCGCTAGATTGCCGCGCCTTCCCCCGCTTTGAAAGCAAAGAGAGTTGAAATGAGTAAGCCTTTTGTAGCGATCTCAACGGGTTTCGACCCCGATCTGCCAGTAATGGAAGCTGCTTTTGGTGTATTGGAGAAGTTCGACATTCCTTGTCAACAAGATTTGCAACTGCGCAAAGCGAAATAAGGCCAGCGTAGCGATGAAGTACTCTCCTCTGGCCGTAAAACAGGCTGCCCGCGCACTGGCGGCGGGTGGTGTTATAGCCCACCCAACAGAATCTGTGTGGGGCTTGGCCTGTGATCCCAGCAATCTACAGGCTGTCAGGCGTCTGCTACAGCTCAAGCACCGTCCTCTGGAGAAGGGACTGATCCTTGTCTCCGGTGACAGAACTCACTTTGACCCTCTCCTCAGTAACCTCAGTGAAGGGCAAAAGGAACAGCTGGATAGCAGCTGGCCTGGCCCGGTTACCTGGCTTGTACCCCACCGGGGCTTAATTCCCTCCTGGGTCCGTGGAGTGCATAAATCTGTGGCCCTGCGCTGTACCGACCACCCCTTTACTGCTGCGTTAACACGCGCCTTCGGCGGTGCTATCGTATCCACCTCAGCAAACCCGGCCGGGTCCCAGCCCGCTCGCAATAAATACCAGGTACTGCGCTACTTCGGCCGCGATCTCGACTTTGTCGGTGGTGGCTCGACCGGAGGTCGCAGCGCCCCCAGTGAAATTCGAGATCTGCAGAGCGGCCGTGTGCTGAGGGCGGGTGCCTAATCTTAAAACAGTGACGTAGTTTTCGCCTATGAGTGATATCGATACCAAGGAAGTAAAGGCCTATCTACTCGGCCTGCAAGACCGTATTTGCAATGCACTGAGCAAAGAAGACGGCCAGCCGTTTCGTGAAGACAACTGGGACAGGCCCGGTGGTGGCGGAGGCCGAACCCGGGTGCTTGAAGAGGGCAACCTGATCGAAAAGGGCGGCGTCAACTTCTCCCATGTCTATGGGGATGGACTTCCGCCATCGGCTACCGCCAATCGCCCTGAACTGGCCGGCTGTTCCTTTGAGGCGATGGGGGTCTCCCTGGTAATTCACCCGCGCAATCCATACGTGCCTACCAGCCATGCAAATGTACGCTTGTTTGTTGCTAAAAAGCCTGGAGCTGAACCTATCTGGTGGTTTGGTGGTGGCTATGACCTGACCCCCTATTACGGCTTTCATGAAGATGTCGTACATTGGCACCAAACTGCCAAGCAGGCCTGTGAGCCGTTTGGCAGTGAGATTTACCCCCACTTCAAACAGTGGTGTGACAAGTATTTTTACCTGAAGCATCGGGATGAAGCCCGTGGAGTTGGCGGACTCTTTTTTGATGATTTTAATGAAGGTGGCTACGACAACGCTTTTGCCCTTATGCGTGCCGTTGGCGATAGTTACTTGGAGGCCTATCTGCCTATCGTGCAGAAGCGTAAAGAGATCGCTTACAGTGAGCGCGAGCGTGAATTCCAGCTCTATCGTCGCGGTCGCTATGTGGAATTCAATCTGGTTTTTGATCGTGGCACCCTTTTTGGATTGCAGAGTGGCGGGCGCACGGAGTCCATCCTGATGTCCCTGCCCTCGCTGGTGAGCTGGAAGTACGACTGGCAACCTGAACCGGGCTCCGCGGAAGAGAAGCTCTATACCGATTTTCTACCGCACAGAGACTGGGTATAACCAGGTAATTTGTCACAATGGAGGTTTGCTGTGCACCCATCGCGCTTGGAAGGAATCAATTCCCTGTTTCTGGATTACAGACGGCATTTTGAAACGGGAGATATTGAACAGATTGCTGATTTTTATCGTTTCCCTTTGCATTATTATCGCGAGGATGGCGTAAAGCTTGCCGTAGCGCGCGATGAGTTTATCCAGCAGGTGGTTAAATTACTCAATGCCTATCGGCGCCTGGGTGTGTGTCAAATTCTCGGCACTGTCACCGAGGTAATAGAGCTGAATGATTACAGTACCCTGGCGAGTTTGCGCTGGACCCTGTTGCATTCACAGGGTGAGGATAAGGCAGTTGAGTTGTACAGCTCTCACACTCGTTATTTAGTGACCGAAGCCGACGATGGCCTCAAAATAGATGGCCTCATAATCGTCGATGAAAGCGCCAAAATTCGCGAGGCAGTAAGAGCAGGGAAGAGGGCGCAACCATGAGCGACCGCTACGCGGTAGTGGGTAACCCAGTAGAGCACTCTCTCTCACCCCTGATCCAGCGCGCCTTTGCCGCACAAACCTGCGAGGATATTGAATACACTAAGCAACTCGCTCCCTTGGATGGCTTTGTCGATTACGCGCGAGTTTTTTTTGCTGAGGGTGGCTGCGGCCTCAATGTGACTGTGCCTTTCAAGCTACAGGCATTTGAGATGGCGGATACCCTGACCGAACGGGCAGCTTCCGTCGGGGCGGTGAATACCTTGATGAGGGCTGAGGGTGGAAAGATTCTTGGCGATAACACCGACGGGGCCGGTCTGGTATTCGATATTTGTACCAACCTGGCTTGGGAGATCAAGGGCAGGAAAGTCTTGCTGTTGGGGGCCGGAGGGGCTGCCCGAGGCGCATTGCTTCCAATCCTTGCAAAACAACCTGCACATCTACATATTGCCAACCGCACTGCAGAAAAAGCGGCACAGCTTGCGGCAGAATTTTCCCAGTTGGGTGAATTGAGTGGAGGTGGCCTGGAGGAGTTGAGAGGCTGCTACGACCTGATTATCAATGCGAGTTCCGCAAGCCTCGGCGGTGTGCTGCCGCCGTTGCCTGAAGGCTGTGTCGCAGGCCATGGCAAAGCGTACGATATGATGTATGCAGCTGAGCCAACGCCCTTTTTACAATGGGCTCGTGGACAGGGTGCTGAGAGCGCTGATGGTCTTGGGATGTTGGTAGAGCAGGCCGCTGAATCATTTTTGCTGTGGCGTGGTGTGCGCCCTGAAACAGCTCCGGTAATGGCCGAGTTGCGCCGGGACCTGAATAAAACAACCGATAATTAAAAGAGAGAAAGCGTTGTGCGTGACATTGTACGAAACCTATCGATTTGTTTTGCTGTGGGGTGCTTCGGTGGGCTTTGCTATGCCCTGGGGCTCTGGGCTATGGGGCGGTATGGTTTCACCCAGTTCCTGGGGGTGGATTTGGCGCCATCCCTGAGTAATGCCTACCTGTATCAGCGCGTAGTTTGGGGGGGAGTTTTCGGCCTGCTTTTTTTACTGCCTTTGCGCAACGCCTGGTTAATACGGGGCTTCCTATTATCTCTAGTACCGGCCGGTTTGATGCTATTGTACCTTCTGCCGCAGAGAGGCTACGACTACGGTGCACTGGTACTGGGGCAAATGACGCCCCTGGTTATTGTTCTCGCCTGCGCCATTGGCGGCATAGGCGCATCTGCACTGTTGCGCCTGCAGGGTAAATAGCAGCGAGGCCTTGATCGCCAAGGCCCGTAAAATCATTTTTTAAATTCGATCTCTACCAGGCTGCAACGCTGGGTATATCCCATTGCCCTTTTGATAGTGGGGAATACTGAAGCGGTAGCCACGCTGACCCCGAGTTCGATCCTTTGTCTTTTATCCAGTTGCACATCTATACGCTCGTTGAGAACAGGGTCGATAGTTTTGTAGCTGGCTACTGCCGTGGAAAAATCGAAAATATCCTGCAAATGCTCAGGCAGGCTGCTGCCTCCCTGAATGCAAGCTTTGATCAGCTGGGGCTCAATGCCAGCTTCCAGTGCCATGCGCACGTTTAGCTGCAGGCACATACCGCAGTCAGCCACCTGCATCGCTGCAATTTTGCTGACCCAAAATACATCAATGGGCAAAAACTCCCGATGCATTGACAGGGGTTGGAAATTGCTGAACTTTTCAAAGCCTTCGGGGGAACTCTCGAGAAACTCACGCAGATAGTCCATGTCGTAGCGATATTTTTGCGAGAAGTCCTCCATTTCCTGGAGATGTTGCTGTTTGGACATAGTTTGGCTCCTGGTCAAATCGGATTGAGTCACAGACCACCGGGCTGCAATGCCAAGTCTTATGCAAAAGGCTGATAGGTAAAAATTAGTTTCTATCGGAAATATCGATAGGTGGGCTATAAAAGTTACCGTAAAGGCGCCGGGCCTCCCGAGCAAACCATTGGGCGGCCGACCCCTGTGGTGTCTGCTTGGACCAGAGCAGGTCTACACCGAGGCTCCAGGTATTGAGCGAACCGGTTAAATTGATTTCAACCAGCCGGCCGCTTTTTAGAAAGGGCCTGGCTAGCTCGTAGGGCGCATTGACCCATCCAACCCCTTTGCAGGCGAGATCCAGAGCTTGCAGTAGAGAATCACTTCGCCAGGTTTGTGTAGAGAGCTGCCAGCGGTATCTATGGGGCTCTGAAACTGTGGTGATTTGCCGGTACTGGGCCGCCTCATTAAGAGTGGATTGTTTTCTCAGGGCCAGGGGATGTTCAGGACAAGCCAGGCTTAAAACCTGCTGCTGCCCCAGATTGTTCGTATCTAGTGAGCTGGGATAGGAGTCTCTCGAGGTGACAAAGGCAAAATCCGCTTTGCCCTGCGCTACTCTCTGGACCGCTTCCTCCCCTGTTGTGCTGCCGAGCTGGAGTTCCGTGTGGGGGAAGCGCTCGCCAAAGGTAGCCAGCATATCGTTGAGTCGATCGGGCATAACGAGTTCTTCAAACAGAATATTGAGCAGGGGCTCCTCCCCCCTTTGGTAAGAGTTTGCAGCCTGCTGAAACCGATGCAGCTGTCCAAGCGACTGCTGCGCCAGTGGTAGTAATGCCAAAGCGGCAGCTGTAGGGCGGGGATGCTTCCCCTCCCGGTTAAATAGAGTCAGCCCCAGGTCGAGTTCGAGGTTCTGAACCTGGCTGCTCACCGATGACTGAGCCCGACCCACTTCTCGCGCTACCGCTGAAAAAGAACCGACTTCACAGGCTCGCACAAAAATATGCAGTTGATCCATATTCAGGTTGAGCATATCGGACAGCCAGCCTTAGCTATGGTTGTTGTTTGAGGAGGTACTGATTCTTCAGTTTCACATAGTTTTCTGCGGAGTATTTGAAGAAAGCCTTTTCTTTATCTGACAAGGGGCGGGCTTTTTTACAAGGGGCTCCCACATAAAGAAAACCACTCTCAAGGGTTCTACCAGGTGGAACCAGTGCGCCGGCTGCCAGTACTACGTCGTCTTCGATTGTGGCTCCATCGAGCACTATAGAGCCGATCCCGATAAGAACCCGGTTGCCAATGGTACAACCGTGCAAGCAGGCTTTGTGGCCGATAGTGACGTCTTCGCCAATGGAAAGTGGCCAGCCATCGGCATTAAACGGGCCCGCATGAGTGATATGGAGAACAGCTCCGTCCTGAACACTGGTCCTCGCGCCGATGCGGATTTTATGCATATCCCCACGCACAACGGCCATGGGCCATATAGAACAGTCATCCCCAAGGGTAACGTCGCCGATCACTGCGGATTGAGGGTCGATATATACGCTGTTGCCAAGTTCTGGAAACTTCTCGCCATAGGAATCATCGTGGCTGCGCAGTGGGGACATAAATAAGCTCCTGTACAATGAATCCTCTATCATAGCTTTATCCTAATTCGAGCACAGAGTCTTATATGTCCAATCCACTGTTGAATATCCCGCTGCTGCCGCCTTTCGATAATCTTGAGCCCGAGCAGGTGGAATCCGCCATTGCCGAGCTGATTAAAACGTGTGAGCAAACCCTTAAGCAGGGATTGGAAGCACCGAGTTGGGACAATACACTGGTGCCCCTTGAACAAGCTGAAGATCAGTTAAATCGAGCTTTCTCCCCAGTTAGCCACTTGAACAGCGTCATCAGCGGACCGTGGCGGGCGCCCTATGAAGCCGCCTTGGCTCAAGTGACAGCCTATTGGACAAAGCAGGCGCAGAACCGTGAACTTTACGACCTCTATATCCAATTAATGCAAGCCCCAGAGTTTGAGAACTGGTCGCAGGCGAGAAAGAAATCCTTGGAGCTTGGGGTACGGGATTTTGAACTTGGTGGTGTTGCTCTAGAAGGGGACGCTCGAGAAAGATTTGCTGCAAATAGCCAGCGTCTGGCAGAGCTTTCCAGTCAATTTGCCAACAATGTTCTCGATGCAACTAATGCCTGGACATGGCACACAGAAGATAAAACACAGCTTCAAGGGCTTCCGCAAACCGCACTCGCCGCTGCGCGGGCCGCTGCTGAAGCAAAGGGGATAGATGGGTGGCTGATTACTCTGGAAGGCCCTAGTTTCCTGGCAGTAATGACCCACGCAGAGAGCAGGTCGTTGCGCCGGGATGTCCATTTGGCTTTTGTCAGTCGAGCTTCCGAGACAGGTCCCCAAGGTGGCGAATACGATAACTCCGAAGTGATGGAGGCGATTCTCGCCTTGCGGGCAGAGCAGGCCAGTTTACTGGGAATGAACAACTACGCGGAGTTGTCCCTGGCCAGCAAAATGGCTTCGGATACCGAGCGGGTCCTGGAGTTTCTGCGTGATCTTGCTGAGCGAGCCAGGCCCGCGGCCCAGCGGGAAATGCTTGAACTGAAAGAGTTTGCTGCAGATCAACTCGGTATTGATGAGTTACAGCCCTGGGATGTTGCCTGGGTGTCTGAAAAGCTAAAACAGCAGAGATACGCCATTAGCCAAGAGGAGTTGCGGCCCTATTTTCCTTACGGCAAAGTCGTTGAAGGTCTCTTTACCGTGGTGGAGCAACTATTCGGTATCAAGGTGGAAGAGGATACCAGCGTTGCCACTTGGCATACCGATGTTCAGTTTTTCTGGCTGCTAAGAGATGGTGAAAAGATTGCTGGATTCTATTTGGATGCCTTTGCCCGTGAGAAAAAGCGTGGCGGAGCCTGGATGGACACGGTGAGTAGCCGACGTAACACTCCAGACGGGCTGCAATTACCCATAGCTTACCTGGTGTGTAATTTCAGCCCTGCTGCAGGAGACATGCCCTCACTTCTGACTCACACAGAAGTGACTACTTTGTTCCATGAATTCGGACACGGCCTCCATCATATGCTGACACAGATTGATGTGGCTGCGGTTTCAGGCATTAACGGTGTTGCCTGGGATGCGGTAGAAATGCCCAGCCAATTTCTGGAAAATTGGTGTTGGCAACCACAGGCGATTTCCATGATTTCTGCACATTTCGAAACTGGAGAAGCCCTTCCAGAGACATTACTGGATAAGATGCTTGCGGCAAGAAATTTCCAATCTGCAATGTTCACAGTACGTCAATTGGAGTTTGCACTCTTTGATTTTCGCCTCCACGCCAGTGAAGAACCATTGACCGCTGATAAAGTTCAGGTTTTACTGGATAAGGTACGAGCAGAGGTTGCAGTTGCACCTATCGCTGCAGAGAACCGCTTCCAGAATGCTTTCAGCCATATATTTGCCGGTGGTTATGCCGCGGGCTATTACAGCTATAAATGGGCAGAGGTACTATCTGCAGATGCTTTTTCTCTGTTTGAGGATGACGGTATATTTAACAGAGAAACCGGAGAAAAATTTCTCCACAGTATACTGGAACAAGGTGGGAGTCGGGATGCGCTGGAGTTGTTTATTCAGTTCAGGGGACGAGAACCGCAGATAGATGCTCTGCTTCGTCATTCAGGCATCGAGCAGCAAGAGCTGAATATCAGTCCAGTGTAACTGATACGTCAATCATGAAATATTGAGTAGTAGTCATGATGAAAAAAGAAAGTTCAGCTCAATCGGGTGAGATTGTTAAGAAGCGCTTTATTGCAGGGGCCGTGTGTCCCCGCTGTAGCGAGATGGATAGAATCATTAACTATCACAAGGATGGAAAGAATTATAGGGAATGTGTTGCCTGTGGGTTTAAAGATGAAATTCGATTGCAATCAGCACCAACAGAACTGTCTACTCGTGTTAACAAAGATACAGAAGATGAAGTTCACGAGGAACCAGTAAAATTTATCCAACCCACAAGTAGTCGTAAAAAGTGAAAAAAATATTTTTTATACTAGTGGTTTTTGTTGCGGTGGCGATCATAGGTCTTTATGGCCTTGACCGCTATCAAAAAAATGCGGAACGGCAAAGGGAGCAGGTAGCCTATTTACTTGCGAGCTGTGTTAACCAGGGAATACTTACTTTATTTCGTTTGCAGGCTAATGACTGGAAAGCCCGCCCAGATTACTACATTGAAGAAGAAAATAGGCTGGGGGCAGCGGTAAAAGTATTGCCAGATGAAATTTTGGAAGGGGAGCCATTTGAGACATGGAAACACGCAATAAAAATTTGTGATAAGTTAACTAGAAATAGCAATTTGCAGCATGTCACAATTTTCCGTCCTTTGGGTGATTTCTCTGCAGAGGAAATATCCAATATATATACCTTGAAGGATCGTGGTGCGTTGCGGAAACGGGAAAAAACCATTCATGCCCTACATGAGTCGGCAGAAGCTGCAGATCGTTATATGAGTGACTTGCGGCGTGATATTAACACACAGCTTAGGGCCTTCCGCTTTTCAGATAAAGAGCGTGAGTCAGTTCTTCAGGCAATTAGCTCTCAAGTGTTAGATAATTATCAGCAAGGTAATTTTTCCAAAAAGCAAGCGGACACTTACCTGGAAAGGGTATCGCTTTTTTATAGAACAATGGTAGAAAATCCAAAGTCCTATAGCATCCGCAGCGGAAGTTTATTTTTTTATAGTTCGGAATTAAAACAGAAAGTTGAAGGCTTATACGGTGCTGTTATTCAAGGTGAGGGACCGTTTTATGCCAACTTTAAGCAAATCTTAGTGCAAAAGCAGATACAGTCTTCAAATTATTAAAAATGGTGAGCGGGCTTTATTATTTATTATTCTGCCCGCTCAGTATTTACCATCCTGAGATTATAGTTTTAACTGTATTAAAAACCCACAAATAACTTTCGGCCTAAACTGGACTACAATCCTGATACCTGCAAATTCACTTCTCAAACTTTAAAGTTGCTACATGCTACTATCTATTTATCGAAAAAAACCTGAATAGCTCCCGGCCTTTTACTTTAATTTACGCACCCAAGAATTGGTTACAGTGTAGTATTGATAATAGATAATGAGGCCCAAAGATCGTGCACCAATCCACAAAAATAGGCTGAACCATATGCCTGTATTGCCCCATTCTCTGGTTGACCACCAAGCGGGAAAGAAAACCAAAACGGAGGCAATAAACATGGTATTACGCATATCACGGCTCTTCCCTGCACCGATAAAAACGCCATCTAATTGATAGCTCCAAACCGCCAATAGTGGCAGCGCACATAGCCACCAATATACCTGCTCTGCTTGTCTGATTACTGGTTTAATGTCTGTAAAAAGTGACAGAATCAAAGGTTTGCCAGTGATCAGTATCAGTGTAATAAGGATGGCACTTCCCAGTGCCCACAAACCGGCACTGCGAACTGTGGCGCTGAATAATGCTTTCGATCTTTTTGCCATAGATTCCCCCACCAAGGCCTCGGTAGCGTGGGCAAATCCATCCAGAGCATAGGACGTCATCATTAGTAGCTGTATTAGAATGGCGTTTGCAGCAAGTACATTGTCACCTTGTGCTGCGCCTTGAGCAGTAAAAAAAGTGAGTGTTAATAGGAGCAGACAGGTCCTTATAAATAGGTCTGTATTGATTTTTAAAAGATTTAGCCAAGGAGATGAATCGACCCAAGGCAAGAGTCCCTTCTTTGTAACTTCATCGCGAATATAGGACCAGATATTGACATGTACCCTGGTAAGTAAATATAGCCCCAGGAGGAATGCAAAGATATCAGCAAGTACAGTTGCCGCAGCTGCCCCTTTGGCCCCTAGGCCTAACCCAAGAATAAATAGGAAGTCGAGGGCAATATTTAGTAGGTTGGCAGTGAAAAGAATATAGAGAGGTGCGCGGCTATCTTGTCGACCGATAAAAAACCCCAGAATGGCAAAATTTGCCAGAGCCACGGGCGCAGAAAGTAATCGTATTTGCAGATAGGCCAGCGCGTGGGGTTGCGCTTCCGGACTGGCATTCATCCACTTGACGATATAGTTGATGGAAGGAAAAGCAATGATTAATAGAGCAACTCCCAACCCTAAGGCTAATACCAGTGCACGTACTAGCCACTGAACTCCAAGATCATGACTTCGAGCCACCAATCCGGTAGTGCCCATGCGCAAAAATCCAAATGCCCATAAAAGCATCGACATTATGCTAGCCCCTATAGCCACACCGGAAAGGTACTCAGAAGAGGGCAGGTGGCCGAGTATTGCGGTGTCTACTACTCCTAGTAAGGGAACTGAAATATTGCTCAGTATCATTGGCCAAGCTAAGCCCCAGACTCGAGACATAGGCTGGGATTCAAATTTTATAGAAGAGGACATAGGTCAAGGTCACTAATGGACGGGTCGAATTTTTGAAAAAATGGATCAACGCAGACTTGAATAGCGGAACTCTACCAAAGGTATGAGAATGATAATTTCTGCAATTTGGCTGAGTGGGAACCCCAATACCTGTTACGTTTAACAACTGTTCGCTAAATAACAACAGTGAAACTAGAGCAATACATTTGGCACTATATTCATTATTCAATGTATGCGGATGGTACAGTATTCCACACTCATTCGTGTAATTTGTTTCGCTGCTTTTGGGCCTGAAAAAAGTCTATCCCACTCTGGAGAGGCAGTCGGAGTTTGGTACCAGG
It contains:
- a CDS encoding transglutaminase domain-containing protein, yielding MEKRIKIIITLFLSFLVLEGCSTQVKKIDLAISSDFSEKQLLSGTYILSFPVSNADLPEIDILELNDEMKLFLTSVNAKREGDKLDALVHKLQSQNFSIFYDADATLNAAQVFDQQRGNCMAFSTFVIAMSREIGVDTKFNEVFIPELRYLDNQQTFIYQHINVLATIDNRPQILDFNFTDYNPEYRQQILGDNEAFAKFYSNLAMEFLADRDFKKAFLYILKSLSLAPDEADLWNNMGAIYRSAGFEKQAISAYAIALRFDRKNLVTLSNLEKVLRAQGDFQMADTLSEKLYDYRKKDPYYWYGQALKAYRDELYELAANRVKDAISIKKEDHRFHFLLGMARLKSGTKGYKRSFQKALALSVGGKDQAQYRKKLKSLGIPELERARSRDHWRLTVIDGWWWLN
- a CDS encoding L-threonylcarbamoyladenylate synthase, with product MKYSPLAVKQAARALAAGGVIAHPTESVWGLACDPSNLQAVRRLLQLKHRPLEKGLILVSGDRTHFDPLLSNLSEGQKEQLDSSWPGPVTWLVPHRGLIPSWVRGVHKSVALRCTDHPFTAALTRAFGGAIVSTSANPAGSQPARNKYQVLRYFGRDLDFVGGGSTGGRSAPSEIRDLQSGRVLRAGA
- the hemF gene encoding oxygen-dependent coproporphyrinogen oxidase, which codes for MSDIDTKEVKAYLLGLQDRICNALSKEDGQPFREDNWDRPGGGGGRTRVLEEGNLIEKGGVNFSHVYGDGLPPSATANRPELAGCSFEAMGVSLVIHPRNPYVPTSHANVRLFVAKKPGAEPIWWFGGGYDLTPYYGFHEDVVHWHQTAKQACEPFGSEIYPHFKQWCDKYFYLKHRDEARGVGGLFFDDFNEGGYDNAFALMRAVGDSYLEAYLPIVQKRKEIAYSEREREFQLYRRGRYVEFNLVFDRGTLFGLQSGGRTESILMSLPSLVSWKYDWQPEPGSAEEKLYTDFLPHRDWV
- the aroE gene encoding shikimate dehydrogenase, whose product is MSDRYAVVGNPVEHSLSPLIQRAFAAQTCEDIEYTKQLAPLDGFVDYARVFFAEGGCGLNVTVPFKLQAFEMADTLTERAASVGAVNTLMRAEGGKILGDNTDGAGLVFDICTNLAWEIKGRKVLLLGAGGAARGALLPILAKQPAHLHIANRTAEKAAQLAAEFSQLGELSGGGLEELRGCYDLIINASSASLGGVLPPLPEGCVAGHGKAYDMMYAAEPTPFLQWARGQGAESADGLGMLVEQAAESFLLWRGVRPETAPVMAELRRDLNKTTDN
- a CDS encoding LysR family transcriptional regulator, which encodes MLNLNMDQLHIFVRACEVGSFSAVAREVGRAQSSVSSQVQNLELDLGLTLFNREGKHPRPTAAALALLPLAQQSLGQLHRFQQAANSYQRGEEPLLNILFEELVMPDRLNDMLATFGERFPHTELQLGSTTGEEAVQRVAQGKADFAFVTSRDSYPSSLDTNNLGQQQVLSLACPEHPLALRKQSTLNEAAQYRQITTVSEPHRYRWQLSTQTWRSDSLLQALDLACKGVGWVNAPYELARPFLKSGRLVEINLTGSLNTWSLGVDLLWSKQTPQGSAAQWFAREARRLYGNFYSPPIDISDRN
- a CDS encoding gamma carbonic anhydrase family protein; this translates as MSPLRSHDDSYGEKFPELGNSVYIDPQSAVIGDVTLGDDCSIWPMAVVRGDMHKIRIGARTSVQDGAVLHITHAGPFNADGWPLSIGEDVTIGHKACLHGCTIGNRVLIGIGSIVLDGATIEDDVVLAAGALVPPGRTLESGFLYVGAPCKKARPLSDKEKAFFKYSAENYVKLKNQYLLKQQP
- a CDS encoding M3 family metallopeptidase; translated protein: MSNPLLNIPLLPPFDNLEPEQVESAIAELIKTCEQTLKQGLEAPSWDNTLVPLEQAEDQLNRAFSPVSHLNSVISGPWRAPYEAALAQVTAYWTKQAQNRELYDLYIQLMQAPEFENWSQARKKSLELGVRDFELGGVALEGDARERFAANSQRLAELSSQFANNVLDATNAWTWHTEDKTQLQGLPQTALAAARAAAEAKGIDGWLITLEGPSFLAVMTHAESRSLRRDVHLAFVSRASETGPQGGEYDNSEVMEAILALRAEQASLLGMNNYAELSLASKMASDTERVLEFLRDLAERARPAAQREMLELKEFAADQLGIDELQPWDVAWVSEKLKQQRYAISQEELRPYFPYGKVVEGLFTVVEQLFGIKVEEDTSVATWHTDVQFFWLLRDGEKIAGFYLDAFAREKKRGGAWMDTVSSRRNTPDGLQLPIAYLVCNFSPAAGDMPSLLTHTEVTTLFHEFGHGLHHMLTQIDVAAVSGINGVAWDAVEMPSQFLENWCWQPQAISMISAHFETGEALPETLLDKMLAARNFQSAMFTVRQLEFALFDFRLHASEEPLTADKVQVLLDKVRAEVAVAPIAAENRFQNAFSHIFAGGYAAGYYSYKWAEVLSADAFSLFEDDGIFNRETGEKFLHSILEQGGSRDALELFIQFRGREPQIDALLRHSGIEQQELNISPV
- a CDS encoding YheV family putative zinc ribbon protein gives rise to the protein MMKKESSAQSGEIVKKRFIAGAVCPRCSEMDRIINYHKDGKNYRECVACGFKDEIRLQSAPTELSTRVNKDTEDEVHEEPVKFIQPTSSRKK
- a CDS encoding MATE family efflux transporter; protein product: MSRVWGLAWPMILSNISVPLLGVVDTAILGHLPSSEYLSGVAIGASIMSMLLWAFGFLRMGTTGLVARSHDLGVQWLVRALVLALGLGVALLIIAFPSINYIVKWMNASPEAQPHALAYLQIRLLSAPVALANFAILGFFIGRQDSRAPLYILFTANLLNIALDFLFILGLGLGAKGAAAATVLADIFAFLLGLYLLTRVHVNIWSYIRDEVTKKGLLPWVDSSPWLNLLKINTDLFIRTCLLLLTLTFFTAQGAAQGDNVLAANAILIQLLMMTSYALDGFAHATEALVGESMAKRSKALFSATVRSAGLWALGSAILITLILITGKPLILSLFTDIKPVIRQAEQVYWWLCALPLLAVWSYQLDGVFIGAGKSRDMRNTMFIASVLVFFPAWWSTREWGNTGIWFSLFLWIGARSLGLIIYYQYYTVTNSWVRKLK